Proteins encoded in a region of the Neodiprion lecontei isolate iyNeoLeco1 chromosome 5, iyNeoLeco1.1, whole genome shotgun sequence genome:
- the LOC107220736 gene encoding probable cytosolic iron-sulfur protein assembly protein Ciao1 isoform X1 — MGSLELKQSLSGHKGRVWNVCWHPKGNSLASCGEDRTIRIWANESSKWVVKTILAEGHQRTVREVSWSPCGNYIASASFDATTAIWDKKAGQFECNVTLEGHEHEVKSVSWSRSGQLLSTCSRDKSVWIWEAADDEYECASVISCHAQDVKKVKWHPHEDTLASASYDDTVRIFKEDAYSDWVCTATLNSHTSTVWSLSFDSTGNRLATCSDDKTVKIWQEYKPGNEAGISTENNESVWKCCCTLSGYHSRPIYDIDWCKLTGLIATACGDDIIRIFREDTDSNPNQPSFSMVCTTDDAHTQDVNSVQWNPVVPGQLASASDDGLVKIWLYSE; from the exons ATGGGTTCGTTGGAACTGAAACAGAGTTTATCAGGTCATAAAGGAAGAGTGTGGAATGTATGTTGGCACCCAAAAGGCAATAGCTTAGCTTCTTGTGGCGAGGATAGGACAATAAGAATTTGGGCGAATGAGAGTTCAAAGTGGGTAGTCAAAACTATCTTGGCTGAAGGCCACCAGAGAACGGTTAGGGAAGTTTCATGGTCTCCGTGTGGAAATTATATCGCATCTGCCAGTTTTGACGCTACAACGGCTATTTGGGATAAAAAGGCTGGTCAATTCGAGTGCAACGTAACATTAGAAGGACACGAGCATGAAGTCAAGAGTGTCAGCTGGTCACGGAGCGGACAATTATTATCCACGTGTAGTCGAGATAAATCTGTATGGATTTGGGAAGCTGCCGATGATGAATACGAATGTGCTTCTGTAATATCATGCCATGCCCAAGATGTAAAAAAG GTAAAATGGCATCCGCACGAGGATACCCTGGCCTCAGCTAGCTATGACGATACTGTGAGAATTTTCAAGGAAGACGCGTACAGCGACTGGGTCTGCACGGCAACTCTGAATTCCCACACATCTACAGTTTGGAGCCTGTCTTTCGATAGCACAGGAAACCGTTTGGCAACCTGCAGCGATGACAAGACAGTGAAAATATGGCAGGAATACAAACCTGGTAATGAGGCTGGTATATCAACAGAAAACAACGAATCTGTTTGGAAGTGTTGCTGCACTTTGTCAGGCTACCATAGTCGGCCGATATACGATATTGACTGGTGCAAATTAACAGGGCTTATTGCCACAGCATGTGGCGACGATATCATCAGAATATTTCGCGAGGACACTGATTCAAATCCAAATCAACCCTCCTTTAGTATGGTTTGTACTACAGATGATGCACATACACAGGACGTCAACTCTGTACAATGGAATCCTGTTGTTCCTGGACAACTTGCATCGGCAAGCGACGACGGGCTTGTCAAAATTTGGCTGTACAGTGAATAA
- the LOC107220737 gene encoding uncharacterized protein LOC107220737 isoform X2 — translation MVRFKNRYVTVRVNPGDKSDKCLILKPTVLHHAIQQKVELMYGDFGLSAIKSGFNAKYFNHHTRIALIKIRHGPHRLVIDSVRAVSEIDSRIASLDIIYVGATMKHCFQFIQRYQRKKLEKMWTSLKNYEKKTEMKDALMTITPIMKEFK, via the exons ATGGTTCGTTTCAAGAACAG GTATGTGACTGTACGTGTGAATCCAGGTGACAAATCTGACAAATGTTTGATACTGAAACCGACTGTTCTTCATCATGCAATACAGCAAAAAGTTGAACTTATGTATGGCGATTTTGGACTTTCTGCCATAAAATCTGGCTTTAATG ctaaatatttcaatcacCATACAAGGATTGCGTTAATTAAAATTCGACATGGACCACACAGACTTGTCATTGATTCGGTCCGTGCTGTCAGTGAAATTGACAGTAGAATTGCTTCCCTTGACATTATTTATGTTGGGGCTACAATGAAGCACTGCTTTCAATTTATCCAA AGATATCAGcggaaaaaattggaaaagatGTGGACGAGCCTGAAAAACTATGAGAAGAAAACGGAAATGAAAGATGCTCTAATGACAATCACACCGATTATGAAAGAATTCAAATGA
- the LOC107220736 gene encoding NIF3-like protein 1 isoform X2, which translates to MHIHSTVVSRLLFRTHGLYKLLKYHHVTSRMGDLDSTREGLALSQVLDAIHSFAPIELAASWDNVGLLIEPTKSKLITHTLITNDLTEDVMQEAIDLNADLIISYHPPIFSPLKSITTRTWKERIASTCIENKIALYSPHTSFDSVKGGLNDWLAGAFDLETCKPIEAGVNPENGFGRLCTLKVPVSTADAVTIVKQRTNLPHVRLARARRQDDMITSIAVCAGSGSSVLKGVRADLYITGEMLHHDILDAIHLGANVILTNHSDSERGFLKLFAIKLRQLLGESVKVSLSLLDTDPLKTV; encoded by the exons ATGCACATTCATTCAACGGTTGTATCGAGACTTCTATTCAGAACTCACGGTCTGTATAAGCTTCTCAAATACCATCACGTAACATCTAGAATGGGAGATCTGGACTCTACTAGGGAGGGACTAGCGCTAAGCCAAGTCTTGGATGCTATTCACTCGTTTGCCCCGATCGAGCTAGCGGCTTCCTGGGATAACGTTGGCCTGCTCATTGAACCAACAAAATCGAAGTTAATTACGCACACACTCATCACCAATGATCTTACCGAGGATGTAATGCAAGAGGCTATTGATTTAAATGCAGATCTAATTATTTCATATCATCCACCGATATTCAGTCCTCTGAAGTCAATTACAACTCGTACATGGAAG GAACGCATCGCTAGCACCTGTATAGAGAATAAAATTGCCCTGTACTCTCCCCATACGAGCTTTGATTCAGTGAAGGGAGGATTGAATGATTGGTTGGCAGGAGCCTTTG ATTTAGAAACATGCAAACCGATTGAAGCTGGTGTCAATCCTGAAAACGGTTTCGGCCGCCTATGCACGTTAAAAGTCCCAGTGTCTACAGCCGACGCAGTGACAATTGTTAAACAACGAACAAATTTACCACACGTCCGACTTGCTCGTGCCAGACGTCAAG ATGACATGATTACTTCGATAGCGGTCTGTGCGGGCTCTGGTTCATCTGTTTTAAAAGGTGTGAGGGCAGACCTCTACATTACAGGCGAGATGTTACACCATGATATTTTGGATGCCATTCATCTTGGAGCTAATGTTATACTCACCAATCATTCAGATTCAGAACGAGGCTTCCTGAAATTATTTGCTATAAAATTACGCCAGCTTCTAGGTGAATCTGTCAAAGTGAGCCTATCACTCTTGGACACCGATCCCTTGAAAAcagtatga
- the LOC107220737 gene encoding uncharacterized protein LOC107220737 isoform X1, whose amino-acid sequence MHMNVTPHGITCKRENLTDTRQSFVHACVLNQQIKSGRIASTCTVVFCPEYVTVRVNPGDKSDKCLILKPTVLHHAIQQKVELMYGDFGLSAIKSGFNAKYFNHHTRIALIKIRHGPHRLVIDSVRAVSEIDSRIASLDIIYVGATMKHCFQFIQRYQRKKLEKMWTSLKNYEKKTEMKDALMTITPIMKEFK is encoded by the exons ATGCATATGAACGTAACTCCGCATGGAATTACGTGTAAACGCGAGAACCTGACAGACACACGTCAATCTTTCGTGCATGCTTGCGTGTTGAATCAACAGATTAAATCAGGGAGGATTGCTTCAACTTGTACAGTCGTGTTTTGCCCCGA GTATGTGACTGTACGTGTGAATCCAGGTGACAAATCTGACAAATGTTTGATACTGAAACCGACTGTTCTTCATCATGCAATACAGCAAAAAGTTGAACTTATGTATGGCGATTTTGGACTTTCTGCCATAAAATCTGGCTTTAATG ctaaatatttcaatcacCATACAAGGATTGCGTTAATTAAAATTCGACATGGACCACACAGACTTGTCATTGATTCGGTCCGTGCTGTCAGTGAAATTGACAGTAGAATTGCTTCCCTTGACATTATTTATGTTGGGGCTACAATGAAGCACTGCTTTCAATTTATCCAA AGATATCAGcggaaaaaattggaaaagatGTGGACGAGCCTGAAAAACTATGAGAAGAAAACGGAAATGAAAGATGCTCTAATGACAATCACACCGATTATGAAAGAATTCAAATGA